From a single Pyxidicoccus xibeiensis genomic region:
- a CDS encoding DarT ssDNA thymidine ADP-ribosyltransferase family protein, translating to MPIPDAHKHRFAYHFTHLDNLKNALQMGFLSCNKQKSLGIAHLSVADSEIQKRRAKMVVTCAPGGVVHDYVPLYFTKLSPMLLQIVRAKNVDQMLLIHFAFPISLLEYEGSVFTDAAANGNTSPSFYTDPSDLNKLNWTAIDSTKWKTPEGDKQARMAELLIYEQLDPKNASHIYAWNDHYAAQIKEIYKSVGVQPPPIRFHGPGDSHCFTNFAADLPQDMRNRSIAAGPVQTKLHFTNAVETITSQTGKAKQPRFASLNEMLDAFRAKGLGVLPETAELINLESKNEVHKHDVGTHTLKVVEKLRSSEEFASLKSSDQMLTELAAYLHDIGKGPKSRWVASGGNQLVDPDHPLRSVDMLIRALTEDVGTIKSRHIRALCMLVCYHDLVGDIIGIGRGRKKTQLLDIVESERELDMLIAVGKADLSSVASSWEATAFEKIPPLREWCLDELSTKGEQ from the coding sequence ATGCCTATCCCTGATGCCCACAAACACCGATTTGCTTACCACTTTACGCATCTCGACAACCTTAAGAACGCTTTGCAAATGGGCTTCCTTAGCTGCAACAAGCAGAAAAGCCTTGGTATTGCCCACCTCTCGGTCGCGGACTCCGAAATCCAAAAGCGACGCGCAAAGATGGTCGTAACTTGCGCGCCGGGGGGCGTCGTCCACGACTATGTTCCGCTGTATTTTACCAAGCTTTCCCCAATGCTATTGCAGATAGTGAGGGCCAAGAATGTCGATCAGATGCTCTTGATCCACTTCGCCTTTCCAATATCTCTCCTTGAGTACGAGGGATCTGTTTTCACAGACGCCGCTGCAAACGGAAACACTTCACCTAGTTTTTATACAGATCCAAGCGATCTAAACAAGCTCAATTGGACGGCGATTGACTCGACGAAATGGAAAACACCAGAAGGCGACAAACAGGCACGAATGGCGGAGTTGCTTATTTATGAGCAACTCGACCCAAAGAACGCGTCCCATATCTACGCTTGGAACGACCACTATGCTGCCCAGATCAAAGAGATCTACAAATCCGTAGGAGTGCAGCCACCTCCGATCCGATTTCATGGTCCCGGGGACTCTCATTGTTTCACGAATTTTGCTGCCGACCTCCCCCAGGACATGCGAAACCGCTCCATCGCTGCAGGGCCGGTGCAAACGAAACTCCATTTCACGAATGCGGTGGAGACCATCACGTCTCAGACGGGAAAGGCCAAGCAGCCTCGATTTGCATCCCTTAACGAGATGCTTGATGCATTCAGAGCAAAAGGCCTGGGAGTCCTACCAGAGACTGCCGAACTCATTAACCTTGAGTCGAAAAACGAGGTGCATAAGCATGATGTTGGGACACACACATTGAAGGTCGTCGAAAAGCTACGGAGTTCCGAAGAATTTGCGTCGCTTAAGTCCTCCGATCAGATGCTGACAGAACTTGCCGCCTACCTCCATGATATTGGCAAAGGCCCCAAGTCTCGATGGGTCGCCTCCGGAGGCAACCAGCTCGTGGACCCCGACCACCCGCTCCGGTCCGTCGACATGCTCATCCGCGCCCTAACTGAAGACGTCGGTACAATCAAGTCGCGCCACATAAGAGCGCTGTGCATGCTCGTCTGCTATCATGACTTGGTCGGAGACATTATTGGCATTGGACGAGGCAGAAAAAAGACGCAGCTTCTTGATATTGTTGAGTCAGAGAGAGAACTCGACATGCTTATTGCCGTCGGCAAAGCGGATCTCTCATCGGTGGCTTCTTCATGGGAAGCCACCGCTTTTGAGAAAATCCCGCCCCTGCGCGAATGGTGCCTCGATGAACTCTCAACAAAGGGCGAGCAGTAG
- a CDS encoding LysR substrate-binding domain-containing protein, whose protein sequence is MPLPSDWLSALAAFESAARHQNFAHAAEELHLTASAVSHHVRKLEAQLGVALFQRHARGVSLTAEGRQLADTAGTAMSDIDGVMRGLSAARDERDRVRITTLHSLTYTWLLPRLPAFTKAHPHVRLNVDTEQALTRFDEGGPDLGIRHGQGHWTGLTAHHLMDEALFPVTSPAMAGLEDVREAADVAKLPLIADLSRQGWQDWFRAAGVRGAQFEERYNFSDTTDALLAAAKGLGAALARERIVQPYLADGRLIQLPGPVLPGRFGYYVVYPAHRRLRPAARLFVDWLLEQPGR, encoded by the coding sequence ATGCCCCTGCCCTCGGACTGGCTCAGTGCCCTGGCGGCGTTCGAGTCCGCCGCCCGCCACCAGAACTTCGCCCATGCGGCGGAGGAGCTGCACCTGACCGCGAGTGCGGTCAGCCACCATGTGCGCAAGCTGGAGGCGCAGCTCGGGGTGGCGCTGTTCCAGCGGCATGCGCGGGGGGTGTCGCTGACGGCGGAGGGCCGGCAACTGGCGGACACGGCGGGCACGGCGATGTCGGACATCGACGGAGTGATGCGGGGGCTGAGCGCCGCGAGGGACGAGCGGGACCGGGTGCGCATCACCACGTTGCACTCGCTGACGTACACGTGGCTGCTGCCGCGGCTGCCGGCCTTCACGAAGGCGCATCCGCACGTCCGCCTCAACGTCGACACGGAGCAGGCGCTGACGCGCTTCGACGAGGGAGGGCCGGACCTCGGCATCCGGCACGGCCAGGGCCACTGGACAGGCCTGACGGCGCACCACCTGATGGACGAAGCCCTGTTCCCGGTGACCTCGCCGGCCATGGCGGGGCTGGAGGACGTCCGCGAGGCGGCGGACGTCGCGAAGCTGCCGTTGATCGCGGACCTCTCACGCCAGGGCTGGCAGGACTGGTTCCGTGCCGCGGGCGTGCGCGGAGCGCAGTTCGAGGAGCGCTACAACTTCAGCGACACCACGGATGCGCTGCTGGCCGCGGCGAAGGGGCTGGGCGCGGCGCTCGCGAGGGAGCGGATCGTCCAGCCCTACCTCGCGGATGGGCGCCTCATCCAACTGCCAGGGCCCGTGCTGCCCGGGCGCTTCGGCTACTACGTGGTGTACCCGGCCCACCGCCGGCTGCGGCCGGCGGCGCGGCTCTTCGTGGACTGGTTGCTGGAACAGCCGGGGCGCTAA
- a CDS encoding DMT family transporter yields MSTPAVVRTTSPSIPLSWVTPLELGLLGAIWGASFMFMRVAAKDFGPLPLVELRLALGALVLMPFLWRSRSSFGPKLWPRLALIGAINSAVPFFLFAWAAQRAPAGIGAITNSMAVLFTALVAFLFYGERIGTRRAVALFAGFVGVVVLASGKAAGASIGQAAAAGTTAAFLYGIGGNMVRRQLTGLPAVAVAASTLIFAALLTLPFAIATWPSTPIPAMSWLAAGALGILCTGIAYALFYRLIQRIGAAQASTVTYMVPLFAVTWAWLLLGEPLTPTMLIAGTFILGSVALSQRKSA; encoded by the coding sequence ATGAGCACTCCCGCAGTCGTGCGTACGACCTCCCCCTCCATCCCGCTCTCCTGGGTCACCCCTCTCGAGCTCGGACTGCTCGGCGCCATCTGGGGCGCGTCCTTCATGTTCATGCGCGTCGCCGCGAAGGACTTCGGCCCACTACCGCTGGTGGAGCTCCGGCTCGCCCTGGGCGCGCTGGTGCTGATGCCGTTCCTCTGGCGCTCGCGCAGCTCCTTCGGGCCGAAGCTGTGGCCCCGGTTGGCGCTGATTGGCGCCATCAACTCGGCGGTGCCGTTCTTCCTGTTCGCCTGGGCCGCGCAGCGCGCCCCGGCCGGCATCGGCGCCATCACCAACAGCATGGCGGTGCTGTTCACCGCGCTGGTGGCCTTCCTCTTCTACGGTGAGCGCATCGGCACGCGGCGTGCCGTGGCGCTCTTCGCGGGCTTCGTGGGCGTGGTGGTCCTGGCCAGCGGCAAGGCCGCGGGCGCGAGCATCGGCCAGGCCGCGGCCGCGGGCACCACGGCCGCATTCCTGTACGGCATCGGCGGGAACATGGTGCGGCGCCAGCTCACCGGCCTGCCGGCCGTCGCCGTTGCCGCCTCGACGCTGATCTTCGCGGCGCTGCTGACGCTGCCTTTCGCCATCGCCACCTGGCCCTCGACGCCCATCCCGGCCATGTCCTGGCTGGCGGCCGGGGCGCTCGGCATCCTGTGCACCGGCATCGCGTACGCCTTGTTCTACCGCCTCATCCAGCGCATCGGCGCGGCCCAGGCCTCCACCGTCACGTACATGGTGCCCCTGTTCGCCGTGACCTGGGCCTGGCTGCTGCTGGGGGAGCCGCTCACCCCCACCATGCTCATCGCGGGGACGTTCATCCTCGGCAGTGTGGCCCTGAGCCAGCGAAAGTCCGCCTGA
- a CDS encoding right-handed parallel beta-helix repeat-containing protein gives MRRQIQWKRVWAVGLLVLGGCGGDVGGGGGDETPDTQAPSTPGVIRADPISSWMLGVAWTASSDNVGVTGYRVERCTGEGCTDFAVVGTQTELAHQDPNLEARTLYRYRVAAFDAAGNVSAASAVAEATTPEAPIDGGAGDGGTGDAGIGDGGTSNNANATVAGEVRLPYPTLHHLTVEWGFSGDANANGVVTVRYRASGTSAWRASLPLRRVPGESNEGFTWSTRHSGSVFDLQPGTTYELELSLTDPDGGTTTRTVSATTRAVPAPMAGAPVKAVTPGTFATVAASAQPGDILALGAGTYSGFDFARSGEAGRPIVIRGTAGTVINGQINLFSRSHVHLDGLTVNGRIRFNGSNHIAITRCTLNASNSFGGDGIVTYLRAENAYIADNVVTGLTAWAEASLGVNGNNLGEGILVTGPGHVILHNRVNGFRDGISLLEDDEAVDQFSIDILNNDLGGNGDDGIEADFCFHNCRIVRNRLTNNFIALSSQPGLGGPTWFIRNAVYNPVHLAFKLYRGSAGDVLLHNTVVKNGDALGIYAGRPVSRLYSRNNLFIGGPGGSFNGYSSGSGRVLHLPDLVTAGSSMDFDGFGSTTGTFTGSWGSTRFTDLASLRGNTSEKNAVLVGLGVFAATVAYPAAPMTLYASPDLRLRAGSAAENVGQVLPGVTDGFSGGAPDLGAHEVGAALPVYGPRP, from the coding sequence ATGCGGCGACAGATTCAGTGGAAGCGGGTGTGGGCAGTCGGGCTCCTGGTCCTGGGCGGGTGTGGTGGAGACGTGGGCGGCGGGGGAGGGGACGAGACCCCGGACACCCAGGCGCCTTCCACTCCAGGAGTGATTCGCGCCGACCCCATCTCGAGCTGGATGCTCGGCGTGGCCTGGACGGCGAGCTCCGACAACGTCGGCGTGACGGGCTACCGCGTCGAGCGATGCACGGGCGAGGGCTGCACCGACTTCGCGGTGGTGGGCACCCAGACAGAGCTCGCCCACCAGGATCCGAACCTCGAGGCCAGGACACTCTATCGCTATCGGGTTGCCGCCTTCGACGCCGCGGGCAACGTCAGCGCAGCCTCCGCTGTGGCAGAGGCGACCACGCCCGAGGCCCCCATTGACGGAGGTGCCGGTGACGGCGGTACAGGTGACGCCGGCATTGGAGACGGCGGTACCAGCAACAACGCCAATGCCACCGTGGCTGGAGAGGTCCGCCTGCCGTACCCCACGCTGCATCACCTGACGGTGGAGTGGGGCTTCAGCGGAGACGCCAACGCCAACGGCGTCGTCACCGTGCGCTACCGTGCCTCGGGCACCAGCGCGTGGCGCGCGTCCCTGCCGCTGCGCCGCGTGCCCGGCGAGAGCAACGAGGGCTTCACCTGGAGCACGCGCCACTCGGGCAGCGTGTTCGACCTGCAGCCGGGGACGACCTACGAGCTGGAGCTGTCGCTCACGGACCCCGACGGAGGGACGACCACGCGCACGGTGAGCGCCACCACCCGCGCGGTGCCGGCGCCCATGGCGGGGGCTCCCGTCAAGGCCGTGACGCCCGGGACGTTCGCCACCGTCGCCGCGAGCGCCCAGCCGGGTGACATCCTTGCGCTCGGCGCGGGGACCTACAGCGGCTTCGACTTCGCCCGGAGCGGTGAGGCGGGCAGGCCCATCGTCATCCGTGGCACGGCGGGCACCGTCATCAACGGGCAGATCAACCTCTTCAGCCGCAGCCACGTGCACCTCGACGGCCTCACCGTCAACGGGCGCATCCGCTTCAACGGCTCGAACCACATCGCCATCACCCGCTGCACCCTCAATGCCAGCAACAGCTTCGGAGGGGATGGCATCGTGACGTACCTGCGCGCGGAGAACGCGTACATCGCCGACAACGTGGTGACGGGCCTCACGGCCTGGGCGGAGGCGTCGCTGGGCGTCAATGGCAACAACCTGGGCGAGGGCATCCTCGTCACCGGCCCCGGGCACGTCATCCTGCACAACCGCGTCAACGGCTTCCGCGACGGCATCTCGCTGCTGGAGGATGACGAGGCGGTGGACCAGTTCAGCATCGACATCCTGAACAACGACCTCGGTGGGAATGGAGACGACGGCATCGAAGCGGACTTCTGCTTCCACAACTGCCGCATCGTGCGCAACCGCCTCACCAACAACTTCATCGCGCTGTCGTCGCAGCCGGGGCTCGGCGGGCCCACGTGGTTCATCCGGAACGCCGTCTACAATCCGGTCCACCTCGCCTTCAAGCTCTACCGGGGCAGCGCCGGTGACGTGCTCCTGCACAACACCGTGGTGAAGAACGGGGATGCGCTCGGCATCTACGCGGGCCGGCCGGTGTCGCGGCTCTACTCGCGCAACAACCTGTTCATCGGTGGGCCGGGGGGCAGCTTCAATGGCTACAGCAGCGGCTCCGGGCGCGTGCTGCACCTCCCCGACCTGGTGACCGCGGGCTCCAGCATGGACTTCGATGGCTTCGGCTCCACCACTGGCACGTTCACAGGCAGCTGGGGCAGCACCCGGTTCACGGACCTTGCCTCGCTGCGCGGCAACACCAGCGAGAAGAACGCCGTGCTGGTGGGCCTCGGCGTCTTCGCGGCGACCGTGGCGTACCCGGCCGCGCCGATGACGCTCTACGCCTCGCCCGACCTGCGCCTGCGCGCGGGCTCGGCCGCGGAGAACGTGGGCCAGGTCCTCCCGGGCGTCACGGATGGCTTCAGCGGCGGCGCGCCGGACCTCGGTGCCCATGAGGTGGGCGCGGCGCTGCCGGTCTACGGCCCCCGGCCCTGA
- a CDS encoding ADYC domain-containing protein, which yields MTAIKKSLLLWLCLQGLPLAYAAPPPTQLSDAQRYAKRCQSVAPQRTAKPQGTMLWGTLRDWNTEKTTEERVSVLVSADLAPLRLADEGVKALKLEAGRLTASPAGRGVVGTVLQGTASNGQPVEVAICGAEPSAEDPDVSWYRIQAWNAVAQEWENPCVALDRVPDPRALAVRGVWDASGAHQDTPGKLTFACENGAITKCILWGYKPWATRGGQSLAGLHQACTRMARADYCGNGRSHTRQNTAIDMYDGLGVSARTVEASAEWDPARASFEAAWAPDGATCLSRTRDGRALATILQECPDRFRTDAPTELDGGDRCTARRADVKPDTALLRNLSYGAPAATAAPKQVP from the coding sequence ATGACCGCCATCAAGAAATCCCTTCTCCTCTGGCTGTGCCTGCAGGGCCTCCCGCTGGCCTACGCCGCGCCGCCTCCCACCCAGCTGTCCGACGCCCAGCGCTACGCGAAGCGCTGCCAGTCCGTCGCGCCCCAGCGCACCGCCAAGCCCCAGGGCACCATGCTGTGGGGCACCCTGCGCGACTGGAACACCGAGAAGACCACGGAGGAGCGCGTCAGCGTGCTCGTCTCCGCCGACCTCGCGCCCCTGCGCCTGGCGGATGAGGGCGTGAAGGCCCTGAAGCTCGAGGCCGGCCGCTTGACGGCCTCGCCCGCCGGCCGGGGTGTCGTCGGCACCGTGCTCCAGGGCACGGCGAGCAATGGCCAGCCCGTCGAGGTCGCCATCTGCGGCGCCGAGCCCTCGGCCGAGGACCCCGACGTCAGCTGGTACCGCATCCAGGCGTGGAACGCAGTGGCCCAGGAGTGGGAGAACCCCTGCGTCGCCCTGGACCGCGTCCCGGACCCCCGGGCGCTCGCGGTCCGCGGCGTCTGGGATGCGAGCGGCGCCCACCAGGACACGCCGGGCAAGCTCACCTTCGCGTGTGAGAACGGCGCCATCACCAAGTGCATCCTCTGGGGCTACAAGCCGTGGGCGACCCGTGGCGGCCAGTCACTGGCCGGCCTGCACCAGGCGTGCACCCGCATGGCCCGCGCGGACTACTGCGGCAACGGCCGCAGCCACACGCGCCAGAACACCGCCATCGACATGTACGATGGCCTGGGCGTGAGCGCGCGCACCGTCGAGGCGTCAGCGGAGTGGGACCCCGCACGGGCCTCATTCGAGGCGGCCTGGGCCCCGGATGGCGCCACCTGCCTGTCGCGCACCCGTGACGGTCGCGCACTGGCAACCATCCTCCAGGAGTGCCCCGACCGCTTCCGCACGGACGCGCCCACGGAGCTGGACGGTGGCGACCGCTGCACGGCACGCCGGGCGGACGTGAAGCCCGACACGGCGCTGCTGCGCAACCTGTCCTACGGCGCCCCCGCGGCCACCGCCGCGCCGAAGCAGGTGCCGTAG
- a CDS encoding sigma-70 family RNA polymerase sigma factor, producing MEPVRGLAEMFLATAKVRFAPPPSLAALEALLSRSWEEARAHWPTVVLPPPLFVAHVAERLPEEGPDSPPEALMGQLSLVDLYLACACVHGIPSAIETFDRHYLAKLPALLRRSGQSAALIDDLCQQARLNLLVPTPGGEARIASYSGRGALTNWVSVAVSRMKLKMLDKQGPAPDGDGDNIEDWGIPSPEQNLEVEFIRRRHHADFRLAIKEAFSTLPDDKRHLLRLYYGDQLSSYELAPLFNVNQGTISRWLKAAREAVYAETRRLLQERLGLSTQDIESIGGDSQLGVSLSQLLGRQDGTPSQD from the coding sequence ATGGAACCGGTGAGGGGGCTGGCGGAGATGTTTCTCGCAACCGCGAAGGTGCGCTTCGCTCCACCGCCGAGTCTGGCCGCGCTCGAAGCACTGCTCTCGCGCTCCTGGGAGGAGGCCCGTGCGCACTGGCCGACCGTGGTGCTCCCCCCTCCGCTGTTCGTGGCGCACGTCGCCGAGCGGCTGCCCGAGGAGGGTCCGGACAGCCCCCCCGAAGCGCTCATGGGCCAGCTCTCGCTGGTGGACCTCTACCTGGCGTGCGCCTGCGTGCATGGGATTCCCTCCGCCATCGAGACCTTCGACAGGCATTACCTCGCGAAGCTGCCGGCGCTGCTCCGCAGGTCCGGCCAGTCCGCCGCGCTGATTGATGACCTGTGCCAGCAGGCCCGCTTGAACCTCCTGGTGCCCACGCCCGGGGGGGAGGCCCGCATCGCCTCGTACTCGGGGCGCGGGGCGCTGACGAACTGGGTGAGCGTCGCCGTCAGCCGGATGAAGCTCAAGATGCTCGACAAGCAGGGACCCGCGCCCGACGGGGATGGGGACAACATCGAGGACTGGGGGATTCCAAGCCCGGAGCAGAACCTGGAGGTGGAGTTCATCCGGCGGCGCCACCACGCCGACTTCCGCCTGGCCATCAAAGAGGCCTTCTCCACGCTGCCGGACGACAAGCGCCACCTGCTCCGTCTCTACTACGGTGACCAGCTCTCCAGCTACGAGCTGGCCCCGCTGTTCAATGTCAACCAGGGGACCATCTCCCGCTGGCTGAAGGCGGCGCGCGAGGCCGTCTATGCGGAGACCCGTCGTCTCCTCCAGGAGCGGCTGGGCCTGTCCACCCAGGACATCGAGAGCATCGGGGGTGACAGCCAGCTGGGGGTGAGCCTCAGCCAGCTCCTGGGAAGGCAGGACGGGACGCCCTCCCAGGACTGA